The Haloarcula sp. CBA1127 genomic interval TGTCGAAGCGTCGTCATCCGCGCTGCTGACCGTGTCGGGCGGCTCTTCGATCATCGCAGTCGGGGCCTCTTCCAGCGGGTCCGTCGGCTCGGTCTCGGCTTCGCTGGCGGCCAGTTCAGCCTGAATCTCCTCGATATCGGCGTCATCGACGTCCGAGATATCACCCTCTCCGTCAGGCGTTGACGCTGACTCCGGCGGCGCGTCGTCGGCCGGCGATGCATCAGGTTCCGCCGCTGTCGACTGATCCGCGGGAGCAGGCGTTTCGTTGGGCGAGGTCGGCGGGTTCGCCGACTTCGCTGTTGCTTCTGCCGTCGTCTCCCCGGCTGGGTCTGCTGTCGACTCGTCGGCTGTGTCTCGCATTTCGTCAGCCGCATCGGCGGCGTCAGGCGACGGCGTCGAGTCCAGCGTTGACTCGGTAGCCGACGACGCCGTCTCCGACAGTTCGCTGGCCGTCCGTTCGACTTCCTCGTCGATGTCTACGTCGAGCGATGTATCCACAGCCGTCTCGTCCTGTGTGAGGAACGCCGGTCGGTCGTCGTCCGTGTCCTTTTCCAGCGTCTCCAGATCCGGTGGCCACGGACCGTCAGGATCGGGTGGTTCCTTGTAGCCACGGGCGGTTTCAAGTGGCCGCTCGGCGTCGTCCCGAAGTTGCTGGCCCTCGGCTCCGTTCCCGCTAGAGTAGGCGCGGGCGGCCTGTGTGAGCCAGTCGCTGGCCTGCCACAGCGAGTTCGCCTTTGTCTTTGTGTCCTCGTAGATCGGTTTCAGGAACTCGTCGTCAACGAACCGGACAGCGGTGTCGAAGTGGTCTTCGGCGTCGGCGAACTCCTCACGTGCCTGCTGGAAGTCACCCTGTGCGACCATCCACTCCGACTCGCGGAAGGCCTCCATCGCCGACGTGAACGCGCGCCGCCCCTCAGTATAGTGGGCGTGGCCGACACGGTAGCGGGCGAACGCGGTGTCGTCGCCACCGGTATCGGCGATAGCGTCCTTGATTTCCCCGACACGAGGGAGTTGCTGGAGGTTGTCGGTACTCCAGGCGTACTGCACGTCACCGTCGTGGTCGATGACGACGACAGCGCGCTCGATCAGTTGCTGGCCGATATCATCGATAAAATCGAGTCCGTACTCGCGGGCGACATCGTGGTCAGTGTCGGACAGGAGTGGGACTTTCAGGCCGTAGCGGTCGGCGAAGGCCCGGTGGCTGTACACCGAATCCGGGCTGATGCCTAGGATAGTCACGTCCTTCTGCATCGTAAAGAGGTCGAGTTCGTCCAGATCACAGGACGTGTCGTCACAGGCCGGATTGAAATCCGCCGGATAGAACGCAAGGATGACTACGTCCTCGCCGAGATAGTCGGATAGTTCGACTCGCTGGCAGTCGCCATCGACGAGCGCCGGCAGTTCGAACAGTGGTGCCGCCGTCCCCTCTGAAAGCACACGTTGTACAACCAATCCCGGCTATAACAGTGTTTGCACAGTGTCACTGAACGAGTCGCTTTTATTCGCCAGTGTAGTAGCGCTCCTGTGGAACTGCACGTCCGGT includes:
- a CDS encoding redoxin domain-containing protein, with product MLSEGTAAPLFELPALVDGDCQRVELSDYLGEDVVILAFYPADFNPACDDTSCDLDELDLFTMQKDVTILGISPDSVYSHRAFADRYGLKVPLLSDTDHDVAREYGLDFIDDIGQQLIERAVVVIDHDGDVQYAWSTDNLQQLPRVGEIKDAIADTGGDDTAFARYRVGHAHYTEGRRAFTSAMEAFRESEWMVAQGDFQQAREEFADAEDHFDTAVRFVDDEFLKPIYEDTKTKANSLWQASDWLTQAARAYSSGNGAEGQQLRDDAERPLETARGYKEPPDPDGPWPPDLETLEKDTDDDRPAFLTQDETAVDTSLDVDIDEEVERTASELSETASSATESTLDSTPSPDAADAADEMRDTADESTADPAGETTAEATAKSANPPTSPNETPAPADQSTAAEPDASPADDAPPESASTPDGEGDISDVDDADIEEIQAELAASEAETEPTDPLEEAPTAMIEEPPDTVSSADDDASTQDAPNGEQSTPDASSDAATDSETETDDAVELDLADPMADGDGGDTGEPAEPERADDSVPDATDEPSDAESDRDTSDEPESDP